A genomic stretch from Telmatocola sphagniphila includes:
- a CDS encoding 3-keto-disaccharide hydrolase gives MHFRFLFLFAMLMGSIFCTSAPVEGQTPTDSKKLANSLIGRWDLTVKGTNSTYPSWLEITRSGSRTLVGSFVGQVGSARPISKIEIKDGKFHFSIPPQWEAGTEDFVFEGTFENDRIQGTTTLPKGRKVDWVGVRAPSLKRTQPPVWGKPISLFNDKDLTGWKARQVNGTHGWEVKDGLLVNAKPGQDLVTEKTFTDFKLHAEFRYPKGSNSGIYLRGRYEVQIEDGYGHEPESHEIGGVYGFLTPRINASKPAGEWQSIDITLIGREVTVVLNHETIIDRQTIPGITGGALDSDEGKPGPILLQGDHGSIEFRNLILVPSETDGSTTLTAPREKK, from the coding sequence ATGCACTTTCGATTCTTATTTCTCTTCGCCATGCTCATGGGAAGCATCTTCTGCACATCCGCCCCAGTTGAGGGCCAGACACCCACGGATTCGAAGAAACTGGCCAACAGCCTGATTGGTCGCTGGGACCTTACCGTCAAAGGAACCAACAGTACCTACCCTTCCTGGCTGGAGATCACGCGATCCGGATCCCGGACACTGGTCGGATCTTTCGTCGGTCAGGTGGGCAGTGCTCGGCCCATCTCCAAAATCGAAATCAAAGACGGCAAATTCCACTTCAGCATTCCGCCTCAGTGGGAAGCTGGAACCGAAGATTTTGTATTTGAAGGCACTTTCGAAAACGATCGCATTCAGGGGACGACTACGCTCCCCAAGGGACGTAAAGTCGATTGGGTCGGCGTCCGGGCTCCTTCATTAAAGCGGACCCAGCCGCCCGTCTGGGGCAAACCCATTTCGCTCTTCAACGACAAAGATCTCACGGGCTGGAAGGCGCGACAAGTCAACGGCACGCATGGCTGGGAAGTTAAAGACGGGCTTCTGGTGAATGCCAAACCGGGCCAGGATCTCGTTACCGAAAAAACCTTTACCGATTTCAAACTGCATGCCGAATTCCGTTACCCCAAAGGAAGCAACAGTGGGATTTATCTGCGCGGCCGTTATGAAGTGCAGATCGAAGATGGTTACGGCCACGAACCCGAAAGCCACGAAATCGGTGGAGTTTACGGTTTCCTGACCCCCCGTATCAATGCTTCCAAACCGGCGGGCGAATGGCAGAGTATTGACATCACCCTGATTGGTCGCGAAGTCACCGTTGTTCTGAACCACGAAACGATAATTGATCGCCAGACGATTCCGGGCATTACCGGCGGGGCCTTGGACAGCGACGAAGGCAAACCGGGTCCAATTCTGCTACAGGGCGATCATGGTTCCATCGAGTTTCGCAATCTGATTCTGGTGCCGTCGGAAACGGATGGCAGCACGACTCTGACGGCCCCTCGAGAGAAGAAATAA
- a CDS encoding carbonic anhydrase produces the protein MLFAKMRNLVWMLLGGLLTLACVGIVLGLVRPPRKRIRSAKPDSSESALLALVNGNRRFVECNRSLSTDTSLDAENRHELMAGQHPYVAILTCADSRVCPEFIFDSRPGGIFEVRNAGNLVDEDVLASFEYAVEHLHVPLIVILAHKGCGAIDAVLEAEGKPLPHHLKALQEHTRGLAQEILQAHDDHSESEREYLCRENALQQARILIRESLVIQEAMERGRLQVICGIYDMSEGSVQFFESDSLAVKNP, from the coding sequence ATGCTTTTTGCAAAGATGCGCAATCTTGTCTGGATGTTGTTGGGAGGTCTGCTCACTCTGGCCTGCGTGGGAATCGTCCTGGGGCTGGTTCGTCCGCCCCGAAAACGGATTCGCTCGGCCAAACCAGACAGTTCGGAATCGGCCCTCTTGGCCCTCGTCAACGGGAATCGCCGTTTCGTTGAATGCAACCGTTCTCTATCCACCGATACCAGCCTCGATGCCGAAAATCGACATGAATTAATGGCGGGTCAACACCCCTATGTGGCGATACTTACCTGCGCGGATAGCCGGGTCTGTCCGGAGTTCATTTTCGATTCCCGTCCCGGCGGCATTTTTGAAGTTCGCAATGCGGGAAATCTGGTTGATGAAGACGTGCTGGCTTCCTTTGAATATGCGGTCGAACATCTGCACGTCCCGTTAATTGTGATTCTGGCGCATAAAGGATGCGGAGCCATTGATGCAGTTCTGGAAGCCGAGGGGAAGCCTTTGCCGCATCATTTGAAAGCACTTCAGGAGCACACCCGAGGACTTGCCCAGGAGATATTGCAGGCTCACGACGACCATTCCGAGTCCGAGCGAGAATATCTCTGCCGGGAGAATGCTCTCCAGCAGGCTCGCATTCTCATTCGAGAAAGTTTGGTCATTCAGGAAGCGATGGAGAGAGGCCGACTCCAAGTGATTTGCGGGATTTACGACATGAGTGAAGGAAGCGTGCAATTCTTCGAGAGTGATTCTCTCGCGGTGAAAAATCCTTGA
- a CDS encoding ArsR/SmtB family transcription factor → MVNTDSMPEILREFKASLFRALANPTRIAIVELLRDEGEIPVTRIYEKLEIEQANASQHLAVLRGKNIVLARKEGNQVFYRLRDKLLGKLLDLMKTYFHSHLSESLALMHKMEKSTLASTPS, encoded by the coding sequence ATGGTCAATACCGATTCGATGCCGGAGATTTTGCGGGAATTTAAGGCCAGCCTGTTTCGGGCGCTGGCTAATCCCACGCGAATTGCCATCGTGGAACTCTTGAGAGATGAAGGGGAGATACCCGTTACCCGCATCTATGAAAAGCTGGAAATCGAGCAGGCCAACGCTTCCCAGCATTTGGCCGTGTTACGCGGTAAAAATATCGTCCTGGCTCGCAAGGAGGGTAACCAGGTTTTCTACCGACTTCGGGATAAATTGCTCGGCAAGCTACTCGATCTCATGAAAACGTACTTCCATTCCCATCTAAGCGAATCGCTGGCCCTGATGCACAAGATGGAAAAGAGCACACTGGCTTCAACACCGTCCTAA
- a CDS encoding zinc metalloprotease: MSRSFQILLILSTLLGSWLGMQAVHETGHVIGALLSGGKVERVVLYPLTISRTDLSENPHPLFVVWAGPIFGVIVPLLLWAFVVCIRGTAAFVFRYFAGFCLVVNGIYISCGSFDRVGDCGQMLLHGSSIWELWFFGLLTVPVGLTLWHKQGVHFGLGASKEAVRRDVAWGTLAVFVLLVVLGFLVGE; this comes from the coding sequence GTGTCTCGCAGCTTCCAAATCCTGCTTATCCTCTCCACGTTACTCGGCTCTTGGCTGGGAATGCAAGCCGTGCACGAGACCGGGCACGTGATAGGAGCACTTCTGAGCGGTGGTAAAGTTGAACGAGTCGTGCTTTATCCCTTGACCATCTCGCGCACGGATCTTTCCGAGAATCCCCATCCACTTTTTGTCGTCTGGGCGGGACCTATTTTTGGGGTGATCGTTCCCCTTTTACTCTGGGCATTTGTTGTCTGCATCCGGGGGACGGCGGCGTTTGTCTTCCGCTATTTTGCAGGTTTCTGTCTGGTAGTGAATGGAATTTACATCAGCTGCGGCTCATTCGATAGGGTAGGGGATTGCGGTCAAATGCTGCTTCACGGCTCGAGTATCTGGGAGCTTTGGTTTTTCGGTCTGTTGACCGTTCCAGTGGGCCTGACTCTGTGGCATAAGCAGGGTGTTCACTTTGGGCTCGGAGCTTCGAAGGAAGCCGTTCGCCGGGATGTGGCCTGGGGGACTCTGGCGGTGTTCGTTCTACTGGTGGTTTTAGGATTCCTTGTAGGAGAATAG